One Tamlana carrageenivorans genomic region harbors:
- a CDS encoding T9SS type A sorting domain-containing protein, producing MKTKLLFPALFVAAFGFAQTQPTVLNPTFDKLMKSTGSSTCSCAGWMNTDLGDQAESSTNSGPNGDSDAIKFDGGEADIMYQEIAVEANSTYELTFDYQIKPEGSSVVTEAGQLEIRVLKGSGYRAGYTPVYQSDLTVKATKDFGYNDIAEVEASGKTIVELVEGFVNDDWGTATLTFSTGLETSIAIVARGIGRSAAPVDGKPYTWSNGDHEIRLDNLELVNTTGLSVEEAAANGFAIYPNPASDILNIKSKNLQISAVSIYDLLGKSVYKNNQFSGSIIDLSSFNKGVYFLKIEASGRTFSKKLVVQ from the coding sequence ATGAAAACAAAATTACTTTTTCCTGCACTTTTTGTTGCAGCTTTTGGGTTCGCGCAAACGCAACCAACTGTTTTAAACCCGACTTTCGATAAGTTGATGAAATCTACAGGTTCTTCGACTTGTTCTTGTGCTGGGTGGATGAATACTGATTTAGGAGATCAAGCAGAGTCTTCAACTAATAGTGGTCCTAATGGGGATAGTGATGCTATTAAATTTGACGGTGGAGAAGCCGATATCATGTATCAGGAGATTGCTGTTGAGGCAAATTCCACTTATGAATTAACATTTGATTATCAAATTAAGCCAGAGGGGTCGTCAGTGGTTACTGAGGCTGGTCAACTTGAAATCCGTGTGTTAAAAGGATCAGGTTATAGAGCGGGATATACTCCTGTGTATCAGTCTGATTTGACAGTTAAGGCTACCAAGGACTTTGGGTACAATGATATTGCAGAAGTGGAAGCGAGCGGGAAAACTATCGTTGAGTTAGTAGAAGGATTTGTAAATGATGATTGGGGTACTGCCACACTAACTTTTTCCACTGGTTTAGAAACTAGTATTGCAATTGTCGCTAGGGGAATTGGTAGGAGCGCTGCACCAGTTGATGGAAAACCTTATACATGGTCCAATGGAGATCATGAAATCAGACTTGACAATTTAGAGTTAGTCAATACAACTGGTCTTTCTGTTGAGGAGGCTGCAGCAAATGGTTTCGCAATCTATCCAAACCCAGCAAGCGATATTTTAAATATAAAATCTAAAAACCTTCAAATTTCAGCCGTAAGTATTTACGACCTGTTAGGAAAAAGTGTTTATAAAAACAATCAATTTAGTGGTAGCATAATTGATTTGTCTAGTTTCAATAAAGGAGTTTACTTCTTAAAAATTGAAGCTAGTGGACGTACTTTTAGTAAAAAATTAGTAGTTCAATAA
- a CDS encoding chondroitinase-B domain-containing protein, which produces MLLGLLITQFVAAQSPYTITNPDQLEGLSLVAGDVVILANGTYSTDERITFSGTGTANAPIIFKAETPGGVVFTGGMAMNIVGDHLVVDGFHWKGGYGASNFIQFRSGSVYANHSTIQNCVIDGLGIEPDDLIDAQDPANPGFYTSVPKHRWVVLYGTYNNVVNCTFLNKKSAGALVLAELEYNASPDGVQNTRCLEVGHTIKNNYFYNFEKIVDNWGTKFDGSELSNAGDSETIRIGTSEFQNVNANCVISGNYFYKADGENEIITNKSNGNIYENNTFRSCRGSLVMRHGSEATVQENFFMGENTEGTGAIRIVDSKHVITNNYIQDCINTMAQAKWNNGITFLGGNDSADVACGSTSVSNGYQKTTAINVSNNTIVNTNAPLFYNLDKGSTDPTGTVSNNLIYFDSGNANITEVISGDTSSSFTNLGTALTYSGNEFVGTTLGASTSGFDENTGITATPSGEIFTFSGTTGKGADMKGALPFSHSNVGNDGVGACFVDYLGAAISNPTCNEIIVTPGEYLSVGTVSTLAYTAGIYDVSVSANVSWEVTSINGTWISNVSPSFSTGNETVSFTVSENSGTTSRSGSITFTQTSGADNKVVVLNITQDAPDLTDLLNLINSGANGAPVTVDSYSRQQDQSHPNPKNNVATNSLDKDSGTSWVADDLQTDGEYVIYDLGGAYTLDLIEIATDSKSNPYAFQVWVSTTDTQAGSFTKILPVSDNYFYTTANSTDFTQFALNQEKARYVKVVGFGRFKDTTNGAEVRDSQWMNIAEINFYGEATTLSTNEFDSNAISLYPIPVKEVLHIKTNDISVDAVHIYSLEGRLVLTQNFTNATSGISINTSRLPQGTYIVRMTNQAHGLNTSKMIVVAP; this is translated from the coding sequence ATGCTTCTGGGCTTACTTATAACCCAGTTTGTTGCGGCACAATCGCCTTATACGATTACTAATCCCGATCAATTAGAAGGTTTAAGCCTTGTTGCGGGAGATGTAGTTATTCTAGCTAATGGTACTTACTCCACGGATGAAAGGATCACATTTTCTGGCACTGGAACAGCAAACGCTCCGATAATATTTAAAGCTGAAACCCCTGGAGGAGTCGTTTTTACAGGTGGTATGGCAATGAATATTGTAGGAGATCACCTCGTAGTAGATGGGTTTCACTGGAAAGGAGGGTATGGAGCGAGTAACTTCATTCAATTTAGAAGTGGCTCGGTTTACGCAAATCATAGTACGATTCAAAATTGTGTTATTGATGGTTTAGGGATTGAGCCGGATGATTTAATTGATGCTCAAGATCCTGCAAACCCTGGATTTTACACTAGTGTGCCAAAGCACCGATGGGTGGTTTTATACGGTACATATAACAACGTTGTTAACTGTACTTTTTTAAATAAAAAAAGTGCTGGGGCCTTGGTTCTAGCAGAGTTAGAGTATAATGCATCGCCAGATGGTGTTCAAAACACTCGTTGTTTAGAAGTGGGCCATACGATTAAGAATAATTATTTCTACAATTTCGAGAAAATAGTGGATAATTGGGGGACAAAATTCGATGGTAGCGAATTGTCTAATGCAGGAGATTCTGAAACTATTCGTATAGGAACCAGTGAGTTTCAAAATGTAAATGCAAACTGTGTTATTAGTGGGAATTATTTTTATAAAGCCGATGGTGAAAATGAAATCATTACGAATAAAAGTAATGGAAACATCTATGAGAATAATACGTTTAGAAGCTGTAGAGGTTCTTTAGTAATGCGTCATGGTTCTGAAGCCACGGTGCAAGAGAATTTCTTTATGGGAGAAAATACAGAAGGAACTGGTGCAATAAGAATTGTAGATAGTAAACATGTTATTACTAATAACTATATTCAAGATTGTATAAATACCATGGCACAGGCTAAATGGAATAATGGAATTACATTTTTAGGAGGTAATGATAGTGCCGATGTCGCTTGTGGTTCAACAAGTGTTTCTAATGGATATCAAAAAACGACCGCTATTAATGTGTCTAATAACACCATTGTTAATACCAATGCTCCATTGTTTTATAACTTAGATAAAGGTTCTACAGATCCAACGGGAACAGTGTCTAATAATTTAATTTATTTTGATTCTGGAAATGCTAATATTACAGAAGTAATTTCTGGAGATACTTCAAGCTCTTTTACTAATCTTGGTACAGCCTTAACTTATTCTGGTAATGAATTTGTAGGAACAACTTTAGGAGCTTCAACATCTGGGTTTGATGAAAATACAGGAATTACAGCGACTCCTTCTGGAGAGATATTTACGTTTTCTGGAACAACAGGTAAAGGAGCCGATATGAAAGGTGCGCTACCATTTAGCCATTCTAATGTTGGAAACGATGGTGTAGGCGCTTGCTTTGTTGATTATTTAGGAGCTGCTATTTCCAACCCAACTTGTAATGAAATTATTGTAACACCAGGAGAATATTTGTCGGTTGGTACGGTGTCAACATTAGCCTATACCGCTGGTATTTACGATGTGTCGGTGTCTGCAAATGTAAGCTGGGAAGTTACAAGCATTAATGGGACTTGGATTTCTAATGTATCGCCTAGCTTTAGTACAGGAAACGAAACCGTGTCTTTTACGGTAAGCGAGAACTCTGGTACGACTTCAAGATCAGGATCCATAACTTTTACCCAAACTTCTGGAGCAGATAACAAGGTGGTTGTTTTAAATATTACTCAAGATGCGCCCGATTTAACAGATTTATTGAATTTAATTAATTCTGGAGCAAATGGCGCTCCAGTTACGGTAGACTCTTATTCTAGACAGCAGGACCAGTCACACCCAAATCCAAAAAATAATGTAGCAACAAATTCTTTAGATAAAGATTCAGGAACGAGTTGGGTGGCAGACGACCTTCAAACTGATGGTGAATATGTAATTTACGATTTAGGGGGTGCCTATACTTTGGATTTAATTGAAATTGCTACAGATAGTAAATCAAATCCTTATGCATTCCAAGTGTGGGTGTCTACGACAGATACCCAAGCAGGAAGTTTTACAAAAATATTGCCTGTAAGCGATAATTATTTTTATACAACAGCGAACTCAACAGATTTTACCCAATTTGCATTAAATCAAGAAAAAGCGAGATATGTTAAGGTTGTTGGTTTCGGGCGTTTTAAAGACACAACCAATGGTGCGGAAGTAAGAGATAGTCAGTGGATGAATATTGCTGAGATTAATTTTTACGGTGAAGCTACAACATTGTCTACAAATGAATTTGATTCTAACGCTATTTCATTGTATCCAATACCAGTTAAAGAAGTACTCCATATTAAAACCAACGATATTTCTGTAGATGCGGTTCATATTTACAGCTTGGAGGGTCGCCTAGTTTTAACTCAAAACTTTACAAATGCGACATCGGGTATTTCTATAAATACCTCGCGATTACCTCAAGGCACCTATATTGTTAGAATGACAAATCAAGCTCATGGGCTAAATACATCAAAAATGATTGTTGTAGCGCCATAA
- a CDS encoding chondroitinase-B domain-containing protein — protein sequence MKTTFTMRSCAKKSRTTFYLLFLVLLTTQFVVGQTVYKITDPEDIRGLSSTLVPGDIVELADGVYDNSGRMRFGANGTEDNPIIFRAETPGGVTFTNGARLSISGDHVVVDGFYWKGGYGSSAVIEFRDSSDLAYNSTLQNCAMDGLIVDPSDEVAGQSKKHNWVKLYGSHNSVINCSFMNKKNAGALILVELYYNMSDNGGDQCVEVGHTISNNYFYNFEKIDPTLTNAGDSETIRIGVSGGQMVNANCLVSNNYFVKSDGENEIITNKSKGNSYINNTFRSCRGSLVLRHGSNATVDGNYFLGENVDGTGGIRIVDSDHSITNNYIQDCVTVLDQAKWNNGITFIGGDQSSVDDCASLSSSSGYQEVKDITLSNNTIVNTNAPLFYNIDKGDEPVTGTVANNLIYFSSGNANVSDVIVGETATAYSEIGQSLAYSGNVYAGTALGESDGNTGNGFSLESGITATPSGEIFTFSGATGKGADMGAYEPTTDAMVGHGIGACFLNHAGGKITDGDCTIVISESLLVGTLAPFTYEADSETVNVTANVSWAAAPNDSWITIDTNAGAGDAVVTVSVTKHTGSASRTGTITFTQDPGGDDIVRTLTVTQEAPSPTDLATLINDQGNGADGVVVHSFSMEEVNGSTKFNYADNVLDKNQGTNWSSDGTTGGDSFIIIDLGAYYDLEIVDFASVNGKTYEFQIRVSSTGIDDADFIDPFGTGNLVSSNDNTFRSFVLPSIAYGTRYVKILGFGQPKPNGSGSLWTSITELDFYGEFSAALSTKENAFGKNLKIFPVPTQDILNIKTNDVVVSTVGVYSLDGRLVLNQTNGNSSGNIKLNTTSLTNGTYLVKVTDVNGVSASKMIIVSH from the coding sequence ATGAAAACTACATTTACTATGCGGTCGTGCGCGAAAAAATCACGAACAACATTCTATTTATTATTTCTAGTCCTTTTAACAACACAGTTTGTAGTTGGTCAAACCGTATACAAGATTACAGATCCCGAAGATATTAGGGGGTTATCATCAACATTGGTTCCAGGAGATATTGTTGAGCTGGCCGATGGGGTTTATGACAATTCCGGACGTATGCGCTTCGGTGCCAACGGAACAGAAGACAATCCTATTATTTTTAGAGCGGAAACTCCAGGAGGCGTAACATTTACTAACGGGGCACGTTTGAGTATTAGCGGTGATCATGTGGTTGTAGATGGTTTCTATTGGAAAGGCGGTTATGGTTCAAGTGCCGTAATTGAATTTAGAGATAGTAGCGATTTAGCCTATAATAGTACGCTTCAAAATTGTGCTATGGATGGTTTGATTGTAGATCCAAGCGATGAAGTGGCTGGGCAAAGTAAAAAACACAACTGGGTTAAATTGTATGGAAGTCATAACAGCGTCATCAACTGCTCGTTTATGAACAAAAAGAATGCAGGGGCATTAATTCTAGTAGAGCTTTATTACAATATGTCTGATAATGGAGGTGACCAATGTGTAGAGGTAGGGCATACGATTAGTAATAACTATTTTTACAATTTTGAAAAAATAGATCCAACCTTAACAAATGCTGGCGATAGCGAAACCATTCGTATTGGAGTAAGCGGTGGTCAAATGGTGAATGCAAACTGTTTGGTTAGTAATAATTACTTTGTTAAATCGGATGGTGAAAACGAAATCATCACCAATAAAAGTAAAGGAAACTCTTATATCAACAATACATTTAGAAGTTGTAGAGGTTCTTTAGTACTGCGCCATGGTTCTAATGCTACGGTAGATGGAAATTACTTTTTAGGTGAAAATGTTGATGGTACCGGAGGGATTCGTATTGTAGATAGCGACCATAGTATTACCAATAACTATATTCAAGATTGTGTTACGGTTTTAGATCAAGCTAAATGGAATAATGGTATTACCTTTATAGGTGGAGATCAGTCTAGTGTAGATGATTGTGCGTCGTTAAGTTCGTCAAGTGGCTATCAAGAAGTGAAAGATATTACACTTTCAAACAATACCATTGTGAACACCAACGCCCCTTTGTTCTATAATATCGATAAGGGTGATGAACCTGTTACAGGAACCGTTGCTAACAACTTAATTTATTTTAGTTCTGGCAATGCCAATGTAAGCGATGTTATTGTAGGAGAAACAGCTACAGCTTATAGTGAAATTGGACAAAGTTTAGCGTATTCAGGCAATGTATATGCTGGAACAGCTTTAGGTGAATCTGATGGGAATACAGGAAATGGATTTTCTTTAGAATCAGGAATTACGGCTACCCCTTCTGGTGAGATTTTTACCTTTTCGGGAGCAACAGGTAAAGGTGCCGATATGGGGGCTTACGAGCCAACTACCGATGCTATGGTAGGTCATGGTATAGGTGCTTGTTTTTTAAACCATGCAGGAGGTAAAATTACTGATGGCGATTGTACTATAGTTATTAGCGAATCTTTACTTGTGGGTACTTTGGCGCCATTCACTTATGAAGCCGACAGTGAAACTGTAAATGTTACTGCCAATGTAAGTTGGGCTGCCGCTCCAAATGATTCTTGGATAACGATAGATACCAATGCGGGGGCAGGCGATGCTGTGGTTACGGTTTCAGTAACGAAACATACGGGTTCAGCAAGTCGTACGGGTACCATAACCTTTACGCAAGACCCTGGAGGTGATGATATCGTAAGAACGCTTACCGTGACTCAAGAAGCACCAAGTCCAACCGATTTGGCTACGCTAATTAATGATCAAGGTAACGGGGCCGATGGTGTTGTGGTACATTCGTTTTCCATGGAAGAGGTGAATGGCTCTACAAAATTTAATTATGCTGATAATGTTTTAGATAAAAACCAAGGTACCAATTGGTCCTCAGATGGAACAACAGGAGGTGATTCTTTTATTATTATTGATTTAGGAGCTTACTATGATTTAGAAATTGTTGATTTTGCCTCTGTAAATGGTAAAACCTATGAGTTTCAAATACGCGTGTCTTCGACAGGTATAGATGATGCCGATTTTATTGATCCGTTTGGAACAGGTAATTTGGTGAGTAGTAATGATAATACTTTTAGAAGTTTCGTATTGCCATCTATTGCTTATGGTACTAGATATGTTAAAATTCTGGGATTTGGGCAGCCTAAACCCAATGGTAGCGGTAGTCTGTGGACCTCCATAACCGAACTTGATTTTTACGGCGAATTTAGTGCTGCGCTTTCCACAAAAGAAAATGCCTTTGGAAAGAATTTAAAAATATTCCCTGTGCCTACACAAGACATTTTAAATATTAAAACCAACGATGTGGTTGTGAGTACAGTGGGGGTTTATAGTTTGGATGGTCGTTTAGTTCTGAATCAAACTAATGGGAATTCATCGGGGAATATCAAATTAAATACGACATCGCTTACCAATGGTACATATCTGGTGAAGGTTACAGATGTGAATGGTGTAAGTGCATCTAAAATGATTATTGTTTCACATTAA
- a CDS encoding PepSY domain-containing protein encodes MTISIWRYSHLILAISSSIFMLLASLTGIVLAFEPISNQVKPYAVEEAQSLSVAQTISALQARYDEVVSVEIDQNDFVQASVFTDEGQNEDFYINPFTAEKIGDIIEKDPIFKFATNLHRSLFLKSTGRFIVGFVSFLLFLMAVTGVLLIVKRQGGVTKFFSKVVKEDFDQYYHIIIGRYTLIPIIIITLTGVYLSLEKFSLLPEEKISHQFNDDTPSDATKLPLSDFDSFNTLTLSDVKRIEFPFSDAIEDYYFLKLKDGEIYVNQYNGNIVSQQDYGLVSKASSLSMVLHTGQGSISWSLVLLVTCFAILFFMYSGFAMTVKGKKNKIKIKNKYNKDSAEYILLIGSEMGSTFGFAKSLYNALIAEGKSVFVSELNQYTSYKNAQHLVVLTATYGDGAPPTNARNFEKLVKITQQNNDLQYAIVGFGSLAYKGFCEFAIGVERMLQVQTKFSPSLPLHKINNQSFNEFKSWVNSWGKAVNLNLKVEEPERQINTKKMMPFRVVKRTDLNSDQSFIIELQPTKKATFVSGDLLSIYPKEEKVARQYSIGKIGDNMVLSIKKHEFGVCSNYLNDLMVEDTFLAQIEENTDFHFSNSAKEVVMISNGTGIAPFIGMINQEKNKAVKSYLFWGGRTNASFKMYAPFVDKSFYAKRLSGLYVGFSKEESQKRYVQDLIFEKADLMARVLKNGGVIMICGSVAMETEVMKVLEHIAVTKLNTFLSVFQAKNQIKTDCY; translated from the coding sequence ATGACCATTTCTATATGGAGGTATAGCCATCTTATTTTGGCTATATCTTCTTCAATATTCATGTTATTAGCGTCTTTAACTGGGATTGTTTTGGCTTTTGAGCCTATATCAAACCAGGTAAAACCTTATGCAGTAGAAGAGGCCCAGTCGCTTTCGGTAGCACAAACCATTTCGGCGCTTCAGGCTAGATATGATGAGGTTGTAAGTGTAGAAATTGATCAAAACGATTTCGTACAAGCTTCTGTTTTTACAGATGAAGGGCAGAACGAAGACTTCTACATCAACCCTTTTACAGCTGAAAAAATAGGGGATATTATTGAAAAAGATCCCATATTTAAGTTCGCTACCAATTTACACCGCTCTTTATTTTTAAAGTCTACAGGACGATTTATTGTAGGGTTTGTTTCATTTTTATTGTTTTTAATGGCCGTTACTGGCGTGCTTTTAATTGTTAAACGCCAAGGTGGTGTAACCAAGTTTTTTTCTAAGGTGGTAAAAGAAGATTTCGATCAATACTACCACATCATCATCGGGCGATATACACTTATTCCTATCATCATTATTACCTTAACAGGCGTTTATTTGTCTTTGGAAAAGTTTTCATTACTGCCAGAAGAAAAAATCTCACATCAGTTTAATGATGACACACCAAGTGATGCTACCAAATTGCCGCTTAGCGATTTTGATAGCTTTAATACTTTAACCTTAAGTGATGTTAAGCGTATTGAGTTTCCTTTTTCTGATGCTATTGAAGATTATTATTTCCTGAAGTTAAAGGACGGCGAGATTTATGTAAATCAGTATAACGGAAATATTGTAAGCCAACAGGATTACGGCCTGGTTTCTAAAGCGTCAAGTTTGAGTATGGTATTGCATACAGGACAAGGGTCAATAAGTTGGTCTTTGGTGTTATTAGTAACCTGCTTTGCCATTTTATTTTTTATGTATTCTGGTTTTGCAATGACTGTGAAGGGCAAGAAAAATAAAATCAAAATCAAGAATAAATATAACAAGGATAGCGCAGAATATATTTTACTTATCGGATCGGAAATGGGTAGTACTTTCGGTTTTGCGAAATCGCTTTACAATGCCTTAATTGCCGAAGGAAAATCGGTTTTTGTTTCAGAATTAAATCAGTACACCAGTTATAAAAACGCCCAGCACTTGGTTGTTTTAACGGCGACTTATGGTGATGGCGCACCACCTACCAATGCAAGAAATTTTGAAAAATTAGTGAAAATAACGCAGCAAAATAACGATTTGCAGTATGCGATTGTTGGATTTGGATCATTAGCCTACAAAGGATTTTGTGAGTTTGCCATTGGAGTAGAACGTATGTTACAAGTGCAAACAAAATTTAGTCCAAGTTTACCCCTTCATAAAATAAACAATCAATCCTTTAACGAGTTTAAAAGTTGGGTGAATTCTTGGGGTAAAGCTGTTAATTTGAACTTAAAGGTTGAGGAACCCGAAAGACAAATCAATACAAAAAAAATGATGCCGTTTCGAGTTGTAAAACGTACGGATTTGAATTCCGACCAGTCCTTCATCATAGAATTACAGCCCACCAAAAAGGCAACATTTGTTTCAGGTGATTTGCTGTCTATTTATCCAAAAGAAGAGAAGGTTGCCCGTCAATATTCTATTGGGAAAATTGGTGACAATATGGTTTTAAGTATCAAAAAGCATGAGTTTGGTGTGTGCTCGAATTATTTGAATGACCTTATGGTTGAAGATACTTTTCTAGCTCAAATAGAAGAAAACACGGACTTTCATTTTTCAAATTCAGCAAAAGAGGTGGTCATGATCTCTAACGGTACAGGAATAGCACCTTTTATAGGTATGATAAATCAGGAGAAAAATAAAGCTGTTAAATCTTATTTGTTCTGGGGTGGTCGTACCAATGCGTCCTTTAAAATGTATGCGCCTTTTGTAGATAAATCTTTTTATGCCAAGCGTTTATCGGGATTATATGTTGGTTTTTCAAAAGAAGAGAGCCAGAAACGCTATGTGCAAGATTTGATCTTTGAAAAAGCCGATTTAATGGCCCGTGTATTAAAAAATGGAGGTGTGATTATGATTTGTGGTTCGGTGGCTATGGAAACAGAAGTGATGAAAGTTTTAGAGCACATTGCTGTAACAAAACTCAATACTTTTTTGAGTGTGTTTCAAGCCAAAAACCAAATAAAAACCGACTGTTACTAA
- a CDS encoding DUF2271 domain-containing protein, whose amino-acid sequence MLFGCFGFKSIADSTNYKCMIQMKNYTGEGAYIAISLLSPKGEYVKTLYVQGDDDEWYSDITEWWKFQGKVRTDIDAITGATVSGGGRSINVIAIDNDKIDAGYKIRFESAVENQEYYKYDVEFELTSASVKSKFEGNGFIRYIRMMPQ is encoded by the coding sequence ATGCTTTTTGGATGCTTCGGATTTAAAAGCATTGCCGATTCAACGAATTATAAATGTATGATTCAAATGAAGAATTATACAGGTGAAGGGGCTTACATTGCCATTTCATTATTAAGTCCGAAAGGCGAATACGTTAAAACTCTTTATGTTCAAGGTGATGATGATGAGTGGTACTCAGACATTACCGAATGGTGGAAGTTTCAAGGTAAAGTGAGAACCGATATCGATGCCATTACAGGCGCTACAGTGAGTGGTGGCGGACGCAGTATTAACGTGATTGCTATTGATAATGATAAGATTGATGCTGGTTATAAAATTCGTTTCGAATCGGCTGTTGAAAATCAAGAATATTATAAATATGATGTGGAGTTCGAATTGACTTCAGCATCTGTAAAAAGTAAATTTGAAGGCAACGGGTTTATCCGTTATATACGCATGATGCCTCAATAA
- a CDS encoding ankyrin repeat domain-containing protein, whose protein sequence is MKNPKLIIIALLFVNLALAQSKNVFLERDFWKENPSIEVIKQKIKEGNDVSEANGGGFDAVTYAIFAKVPLNVIEFLLSKEGNDVNKLTHDKRTYAFWASNSGNLELLTYLINHGANLEMRDAHHYSVLTFAAAAGITDTKIYDLCIKNGIDVKTDTNEHGANALLLIMPHLKSFELVGYFTAKGLSINDVDEDGNGVFNYAAKSGNKEMVALLLDKKVPYKTLNKKGENALFLATRGSRRHQNSLEYLQYLEGLGLEANITNTEGQTPLFNLASGNKDVKTINYFLEKGIDVNQIDKEGNNALMRAAGRNSLEVIKLLGSKTKNINQTNKDGETALTFAINNDANVVAYLLNKGAQVNVVDSKGNNLSYYLLKSYNSRNKAAFSEKLELLTSIGLDVKKAQKDGNNAYHIALDNRNADELLAIVHAKFNANVNAKNSDGLTPLHKAVMQAKDVKTVKYLLSIGANKNEKTDFDETVFDLAQENEFLQTNKTDINFLQ, encoded by the coding sequence ATGAAAAACCCAAAATTAATTATTATTGCGCTTTTATTTGTAAACCTGGCGCTAGCACAGTCTAAAAATGTGTTTTTAGAACGCGACTTCTGGAAAGAAAACCCATCTATTGAAGTTATTAAACAAAAAATAAAGGAAGGGAACGATGTTTCAGAAGCAAATGGAGGTGGTTTTGATGCCGTTACCTATGCCATTTTTGCTAAAGTACCGTTAAACGTTATCGAATTCCTTTTATCAAAAGAGGGAAATGATGTAAACAAATTAACGCACGATAAACGTACCTATGCGTTTTGGGCCTCTAACAGCGGGAATTTAGAACTGTTAACCTATTTAATCAACCATGGTGCAAATTTAGAAATGCGCGATGCTCATCATTATTCTGTATTAACCTTTGCTGCTGCAGCTGGTATTACCGACACTAAAATTTACGATTTATGTATTAAAAATGGTATTGATGTTAAAACCGATACCAACGAGCATGGTGCTAATGCTCTGTTATTAATCATGCCACATCTAAAAAGCTTCGAATTGGTAGGTTACTTTACTGCTAAAGGTTTGTCTATAAATGATGTAGATGAAGATGGTAATGGCGTGTTTAACTATGCTGCTAAATCTGGAAACAAGGAGATGGTGGCCTTGTTATTAGATAAAAAAGTGCCTTACAAGACGCTTAATAAAAAGGGTGAAAATGCTTTGTTTTTAGCTACAAGAGGATCTAGAAGACATCAAAATTCTTTAGAATATCTTCAATATTTAGAAGGTTTAGGCTTAGAGGCGAATATTACAAATACCGAAGGGCAAACCCCTCTTTTTAACCTGGCTTCTGGTAATAAAGATGTTAAAACTATAAACTATTTTTTAGAGAAGGGTATTGATGTGAACCAAATCGATAAGGAAGGTAACAATGCCTTGATGAGAGCTGCGGGTAGAAATTCTTTAGAAGTGATTAAGCTATTAGGATCGAAAACTAAAAACATTAATCAAACTAATAAAGATGGTGAGACAGCATTAACATTTGCGATAAATAACGATGCCAATGTTGTAGCTTATCTATTAAATAAAGGTGCTCAGGTGAACGTAGTCGATTCAAAAGGAAATAATTTAAGCTATTATTTATTGAAAAGTTACAATTCTAGAAATAAAGCCGCTTTTTCTGAGAAACTTGAATTGCTTACAAGTATAGGTCTAGATGTTAAAAAGGCGCAAAAAGATGGGAATAACGCGTACCATATCGCTTTAGATAATAGAAATGCAGACGAACTATTAGCTATTGTTCATGCGAAGTTTAACGCCAATGTTAACGCAAAAAATAGCGATGGTTTAACACCTTTGCACAAGGCGGTGATGCAAGCTAAAGATGTAAAAACGGTGAAATACCTTTTAAGCATTGGGGCTAATAAAAATGAAAAAACCGATTTTGATGAAACTGTTTTCGATCTTGCTCAAGAAAATGAGTTTCTTCAAACCAATAAAACTGATATTAACTTTTTACAATAA